TATGACGCGTATCGAGGGTAGTGAAAAGCCTGCGTCAATCGCTAAGCCTTCACGCCTGAAATCATCTATCACATTAAATAAACGGTATTTCCTACCGTCAGACAACTGGTCGTGCATAAAGTCGATTGACCATACCTGATTGGCTCGCAGCGGCTGCTTTAACGACTCAGGTTTGTGTCTTTTAAGCCGTCTGCGAGGCCGTATCCTCAGATTCAACGCCAGCTCACAGTAGATGCGGTAAATCCGCTTATGGTTCCAACGAAAGCCTTTAACGTTGCGAAGATAGTCAAAGCACATACCAAACCCCCAGTCAGTATCTTTCTCAGTCAACTGAATGAGCCAGTCTGCGATTTCACTATTCTCAGAGGCTAACTTAGGCTGATAGCGATAACACGTTTCGCTGATGCCGAGCGCTAAGCATGCCAGCCTGATACTGACTCCCTTTGCCGCAATAATCTGTTGCGCCATCTCCTTGCGCTGAGACGGCTTTACCACTTTTTTTGTAAAGCCTCCTGAACAATCTCAGCCTTGAGACGCTCTTCAGCATACATTTTCTTCAGCCGTCGATTTTCATCTTCAAGCTCTTTCAATCGGGTCATCAGAGACGCATCCATACCGCCGTACTTCGCGCGCCATTTATAAAATGAGGCTG
This DNA window, taken from Marinobacterium iners, encodes the following:
- a CDS encoding IS3 family transposase (programmed frameshift): MKTSRYTDSQIMAILKQAEAGTPVPELCREHGMSSASFYKWRAKYGGMDASLMTRLKELEDENRRLKKMYAEERLKAEIVQEALPKKVVKPSQRKEMAQQIIAAKGVSIRLACLALGISETCYRYQPKLASENSEIADWLIQLTEKDTDWGFGMCFDYLRNVKGFRWNHKRIYRIYCELALNLRIRPRRRLKRHKPESLKQPLRANQVWSIDFMHDQLSDGRKYRLFNVIDDFRREGLAIDAGFSLPSIRVIRSLNQLIEWRGKPLVIRYDNGPEFISHEFTDWARKNGIRIEYIQPGNPQQNAYIERHNRTIRYSWVSKHLFETLDEVQDYATSWLWFYNHERPHKANGGKPPLMVA